In the genome of Jaculus jaculus isolate mJacJac1 chromosome 11, mJacJac1.mat.Y.cur, whole genome shotgun sequence, the window TTCTACAATGGCTGTTCcagattcccaccaacagtgtagaaaggttcctttttctttcttttttttttttttttgacatccttgacaacatttattgtcatttgttttcttgatgatagacattctgacaagtgtgagatggaatctcaaagtagttttaatttgcatttccctgatggttaaggatgtagaacacacttttatatgtttatatgtcatctgtatttcttctcttgatAACTCTTTACTTGGGTCTATATCcttttttctatatctttttttttttttttttttgaggtagggtctcactctagcccaggccgacctggaattcactatgtagtctcagaatggctttgaactcacagcaatcttccaagtgctaggattaaaggaatgagccacacctggctcatagcctttttgtttttttcctctgatttttcgaggtaagatttcactctaatccaggctgacctagaattcactatgtagtctcagggcggtctcgaactcacaatgatcctcttacatctgcctcccaagtgctgggattaaaggtgtgtgccaccatgtccagttcccatagcccatttttaattgggttgtttggcttcttattatttagttttttgagttcctgGCCATTAATCCTTTGTttgatgtgtagctggcaaagattttctcccattctgcaggttgcttctttactctattcacagtgtcctttgctgtacaaaagctttgtaatttcatcaggtcccagtggttgatcagtggttttctttcctgagcaactggggttatatttagcaagtcattgcctatgccaatatgaagggtttcctctactttgtcctctagcagtttgagtttcaggtctgatattaatgtctttgatccatttggacttaatttttgtacatagagagaaataaggatctattttcatccttctacatatagatatccagatttcccagaaccatttgttgaagaggctatctattctccaatgaggatttggggcatttttgtcaaagatcaggtggctggtagctgcccagacttacatgttgttcctctattctgttccattgataacacatctgtttttgtgccagtgccatgctgtttttgttactatggttctgtaatataggttaaaatcaggtatgatgataccaactaccttatttttgttgctgaaaattattttggatattcaatttttttgtgcttccaaatgaattttaggattgatttttctatttccatgaagaatgccattggaattttgatgggaattgcattaaatgtgtagattgtttttggtaagattggcattttcacaatattgattcttccaatctaagaacataggatgtctttcaatttcctaaggacttctgcaatttctctcttgagtgttttaaagctttcattgtagagggccttcacttccttggttaggtttattccaagatacattttttttttgaggcaattgtgaatgggaatgattccttgatttcatcctcagcatgtttgttgttggtatataggaaagctactgatttctgtgtgtttattttgtatcctgctacagtggtaagtgtttatcagctctaacagtttgctggtagagtgtttagggtcctttatgtatagaatcatatcatgaCTTCTCCTGACAGTTGGAGGATGGGAAGCTGTGCAGGTTCCTAGAATggtaccagagctgctcagctgacTCCATCTGTGggctccttcagcagctgctcagttgCTCCCTACTATCTTCTTCTTCAGGTCTCttgacacacatgaacacacatactgaagttttaaaaaaattttatttatttatttatttgatagcaaaagcaggacagagaatgggcatgccagggcctccagctcccttgtgcatctggctaacataggttctgggaaattgaacctgggtcctatggctttacaggcaaacaccttaacctctaagccattcctccaagccatgaattttttttttgttttttttttgtgtgtgtgaggtaaggaattcacctggaattcactacatagtctcagggtggcctcaaactcacaatgatcctctacctctgccttataagcactgggattaaaggtgtgcactactacacctggctccctgaaaaatttttaattaaaaaaattcaggcatggtggtgcacgcctttaattccagcacacaggaagcataggtaggaggattactatgaattcgaggccaccctgagactacataatgaattccagactagagcgagaccctattttgaaaacaaacaaaaaatacagaaaaaaagataTTGTTAAGTcaggagggcatggtggctcatacttttaATGGTTGACTATAAACTCAgtgccagtctgggttacagagtgagttcaacgttagcctgggttagagtgagacccagcttcaaaaagaaaaattaaaaagatattgcTAATCATGACTTCTTACACTACCATCACAAATATGAGTCCAGTATATACCTGAGAAGCTGATTATTAAAGATGATAATGTATAATTCTATTTCAAATATTCTCTACAATTTCAATTTTAGTAGCCAGTATTTGTCAGCTATGGTTAGATGCTATTATCTTATGTGTAAGGCTGTTGAAGGCACCTACTATATATCCCTCAGGATCACAGTATGGATCCTAGGATTTAAAGTTCAGCCTTatctttgcaagcaggcacctttaaccattgaaccatcttacCATCTCTGGTTTAGAATTATCTTTAATCCATGCTTCATAATAACTAGTCTATTTCAAATCTTCTTGCTAAAGATTAATTTACATAAAACTAGATAATTCATAAATTTGTTCAACTTGTATATAAGATGCAACAGAACTTATAGTATATGCTGAAAGTATCTATCATCCCCTCTCAATAGAGTATCTTGTTTCTTCCTCTGGATAAACACTTACCCACAGATGACACCAGAGCAGTTGAGAGGGCCCAGGCCTGGGAGGCTGCAGTGGCTTTGGTGGAGGCTTTTGGCAGCAGTCTCTAGCCATGTCAGTGGCCGTGATACAGGCCAAGGCAGCTGGGCTTATGGAGGCAAAGCTGAAGAAAAGGAGTGGATCCCTGTCACCAAGCTGGGCTGCCTAGTCAAGGAGTTGGAGAGCAAGCCCTTGGAGGAGATCCATTTGTTCTCTCTGCTCATCAAGGAGTCTGAGAGAATATTGACTTCTGGAGGGTgaggggctttttttttcttttggttttgcgaggtaggatcttactctagcccaggctaacctggaattcactatgtagtttcaaagtggcctggagctcacggtgatcctcctacctctgagtactgggattaaaggcatgtgccatcatgcccagctgctttatttatttatttattttattttttgaggtaggatctcactgtagccaaggctgacctggcactcactctgtagccccaggctagattcaatgattgtcctacctctgcctcctgagtgctgggattgaaggtgtgtgccaccatgccctactaaAGCAGACTTGTGCTGGCCAGCAGACAAGGTTCAAGGCTTTTGTCACCACTGGGGACTACAACTGTCATGTTGGTCTGGATGTTCAGTGTTCCAAGGAGGTAGCCACTGCTATACCAGGGGCCATCATCTTGTCCAAACTCTCCATTGATCCTGTGCAGAGAGGCTACTGGGGGAACAAGATTGGCAAATCCCACACAGTCCCCTGCAAGATGATagaggtattgctaggcactgcaaagtcatggatattgaggctaatttctgtctaggcagttgcattgtaaggagtagtgcccttcctttggctcttacattctttctgccacctcttctgcaatgtaccctgagcctgggaggatgtgatagagatgtttcagtgctgagcactccactgacacttctcagcactatgatgccttttgggtcatcccagtggtcactgacacctgtaaagagaagctttgctaaccaaaagtgagaatagcattaaatgtgagtatgagggctggagagatggtttagcggttaagtgcttgcctgtgaagcctaaggaccccggttcgaggctcgattccccaggactcacattaaccagatgcacaagggggcgcacgcgtctggaatttgtctgcagtggctggaggccctggcgcgcccattctctctctctctctctgcctctttctctgtcgctctcaaataaataaataaaaataacccaaaaaatttttttaaaaaatgtgaatatagctgggcgtggtggcacacgcctttaatcccagcactcaggaggcagaggtaggaggattgccatgagttcaaggccaccctgagatgacagagttaattccaggtcagcctggatcagagtgagaccctacctcgaaaaaaaaaatgtgaatatgaacattaagtgtaatgcctttagggaagtttggtgagaataatatatgcatttagccagacaagagcaggctttatacccctaaggcacatgacctagGGTTACCTTTGATGATGTCATATTCAAGACTTACTTGACCCCTAACCTCTGGGAAGAGACTATGTTCACCAAGTCTCCCTAACCAGGAATTCCTGACTATTGTGTGAAAACCTACTCCATAGTCTCAGTgcagaggacctaggttccagCTGTGGTttcatacagaaaaataaaatgaattaaacctgggggcttttgtttgtttgtttgcttgcttgcttgtgtttgcttttttgaggtagggtcttgctgtagcccaggctgagctggaatttactatgtggtctcaggctggcctcaaactcacagcaatcttcctacctcagtctcccaactgctgggattaaaggtgtgtgccaccacaactggctttttaaaaaaatgtattttatttatttatttgagagagagaaaggggcaaaaagagagagggtgggggagggagggaataggtgtaccagggcctccagccactgccaacgaactccagatgcatgtgcccccttgtgcatctggcttatgtgggttctggagaattgaactgggatcctttggctttgcaggcaaataccttaaccactaaaccatctctccagcccttaaaaaaaattttttttttacttatttgacagagagagagagagagagagagagaatgttcaactgtccggacagaaattggtctcaatatccatgatcttgcaatgcctagtaataccttcataagtccatcataataggagaaaaagatgatgacatcaaaataaaagagagagtaacagagagagggaggggatatgatggaaaatggagttgtgaaggggaaagtgggggaggggagggaattttcatggtttattgtctgtaagtacagaagttgtcaattaaaaaaaaataaatgttattctcAAAACTGCTGTCATCTCCCATtcatacagctttttttttttttcttacagctgtcTTTTTGTCTCATTGTGGTCTCTGCTTATTTCTATGTTTTGAGAGGCCTTCCCTGTCTATCTTTGGCTTTTGTATTTGAACACTTAGCAATTGTGATATTTTCCTATTTATCTTTATGTATATTTTCAGTCTCTTTCCCACTGGAGTATAAGTTTCCTGAGAATATAAATTTTGTCTTACCACTGTGCTCCTAGCCTCAAAATAGTATATACATATGATAGGCGTCCaacaaatgtttaaataaataaaggctcaAGATAGGAGACAGAACATAAATGCAGCAAGAAGTATTTTATTGTCAGGCTTTTGGGGGTCATGGGCGGGTGGGTGGGGGACAGAGACTCATGAAGCCTGGGCTGGCATCAAACTTGATATAGCTGGGGATGGCCTTGAGAGAGTGAGTgtaagcatgtcagggcctcctgcctctacaaatgagctccagacacatgcaccactttgtgtatctggctttatgtgggtactggagaatcaaacccagcaaggctttgcaagcaaattcctttaactactgaaccttctctccagcccttattctattttattttatttttttattttcattttattttggcagtgctagggatcaaactcatgcTCTATGTAATGCAAGACAAGTGCTCATTCACTGAGATACATCTCCTGCCCTCTTctctgtgttcttttctttctttctttctttttttttttttttttttttggttttttgaggtagggtctcactgtagcccacgctgacctggaattcattatgtaatctcaggggcctcgaactcatggtgatcctcctacttctgcctcccaaatgctgggattaaaggcatgagccaccatgcctggcttttctctctgttcttAATGGGGGAAAAGTAGTTCTCTCCTATCCTATACCAGAGAATCTCTCTACCTAAACTCTGGACTCTACTTCCACCCATACTTCCTACTGTATCAGTTATTCACTCTCTCCCTGAGATCATCAACTTACCCTTTCTTGACTCATTTCCCTCAGCACATAGTCACTATCATatctattcttaaaaaaaaaaagaaaagaaaatctatgtACCTGACTGGATATTGTCCTTATCTTTACCTGCTTTCTCTCCTTTGTTTCATGGTTGAGTCTTTCTTACCTAACTCTTTACTTCTCACTCCTCAAACTCTGCAAACTGCCATATCTCTACCATTATTCTGAAACCACTCCAGATCAGCCCCACTGACCTGACAAGCTCTGGTTCTATTTCACTTATGTACCTTGGCAACCTCTTTAGAAAGCCATTCCTTCTTATGctcctgcatttctgggatgcaGGTGCTCCTATTCCCTTCTAGCAATCCTTTCTAAATCTCCTTTATGAggttcttctcctctttctctttggtAACTATGGATATGTCCTCCCACTACCTATATATTTCTTTCTAAGCAACTTTATTCTcacctgtgcatgctaggcaagcacagtCTACCAGCTGAGCTAATCCCCAACGGTACTATGAATGACCATATATAGATGTGAATatcatacattctttttttttttttttatttgagagcgacagacacagagagaaagacagatagagggagagagagagaatgggcgcgccagggctcccagcctctgcaaacgaactccagacgcgtgcgcccccttgtgcatctggctaacgtgggacctggggaactgagcctcgaaccggggtccttaggcttcacaggcaagcgcttaaccactaagccatctctccagccctatcatgcATTCTTGGTGATTTAAATTCACATTGGCAACCTCTAGCAGttctattttttgttgctattgcttttttggttttgtttttcaaggtagggtcttgctgtagcccaggctgacctggaattcactatgtagtctcagggtggcctcgaactcatggtaatcctcctacctctgcttcctgagtgctggagttaaagatgtgtgccaccacacccagctgatatttctatttaaaatattatttatttatttgcaagaagacagagaaagagaaaaaacagagagagagagagggagaatggacatgccagggtctatagccactgctaacaaattccagatgcatgtgccactttgtgcatctggctttatatgggtatagGACATCAAacccaggtaattaggctttacaggcaagtaccttaaccactgagcaatctctccagcctgctatttctattttttttaaatgttttttatattgtatttatttattggagagagagagagataaagagagaaagaatgggttgccagggcctctagccattgcaaaagaactccagatgaatgtaccaccttgtgcatctggcttacatgggtactagggaataaaacctgggtcctttggctttgcaggcaagagccttaaccactaaagaatctctccagctccagatatTTCCATGTTTATGGCCCATAGACACTTCAAACTTAATGTTTCCTTATTGTACTTACCatcctattttatttatcataagatattttatttattgattcattcatttatttaattaatttatttatgagagagagagagagaaggggcatgccagggcctccagccactgcaaataattccAAATGGATGTgttgttaccttgtgcatctggctttatgtgggtactaggggatcaaacctgggtcctttggctttgctggcaagtgccttaaccacttacccatctctctagcccccctttttattatttatttatttatttatttatttatattttcaaggtaacatcttactctagcccaggctgacctgggatttactatgtcgcctcagggtggcctggaactacctcccacctctgcttcccaagtgctgggcttaaagatgtgtgccaccatgcctggctattttttaaagttattattcttttttctttctttctttctttctttctttctttcttttttttttttttgaggaagagtctcactgtagtgcaggctggccttaaattcagcAATTTAcccattttaaaaaactatatcaTCTCTATTTTCTGCTCAAGTagaccagtgaagataatcataATCATCAGTGACACAGGCTATATATGCATAGAAGCATGCCAAGCTTGTTTTGCATCCCCAAGATTACACTGGGGCCAAGTCCTGTTGAATTTACCCTCTAAATATCTCTCAAATCCAtctgtccatctctctttctcagccACTGCTGAACTCAAACTTTTCAACCCCTTCCTGGGTCAGACAGTTTGAAGCAGGGTCAGATTCCCTCCAAGAAGGCTGTGAGAGGTTACTAcatgaagctgtgaagatgaactcaAGTTGCAATGTAGACTCCAGGATGGTGGAGGTGCCAAGACCATGGGAACCTCCACCAAGGAAAGCTATAGGCTCAGAATGGAAACAGTCCACAAGAGAGGTTATGTGTTTTACAGGTAGCCGAGCTCTAGAGATGGAGCTACCCAAGCCTTCTGGAACCCAGAGGATTTCATAACAAGTCCTAGATACTAGACATGGAACTACAAAATTTGGTGTTTTCCCTGCTgagttttggtcttgctttggttCAATATTTCCTCGCTATAATCCCCATTCTTCCATTTcagaatgggaatgtttatttggtgccattatatgttagaagtatgtaacttgttatggtactttgaatttatgttccccaatagactggttccatttcccagctaggGACATAATTTCTATTGATTTTGGTTTCCAGCACAATAAACTCTCTGATAATGATTTTTCCCCCTgcactttatttacttatgttttggtttttcgaggtagggtctcactctagtccaggctgacctggaattcactatgtagtctcaggttgacctcgaactctcagcaatcctcctacctttgcctcccaaatgctgggattaaaggtgtgcaccaccacgcctggctccccccTGCACTTTAATGTGAGACAATTTATggaggaaaaagagacagaaccAACCTTGGTCTGCAGCTTTCAAAGTGATTTCTTCAGAATAGTATTGGGTGGGTGTAGCCCAAGGAGCGTCAGTATCTCCCAACAAGAAAGATTGGTTGGAATGCACACTGAGTTTTCCTGGTCTTGTTACTGCCGCTGAAATAACTTCCTGACAGCGTTAATAAAGAAAGGCGCCTTTTGGAGAGACCATGGAGCATCTGCCAATTTTACCCCCAGTACACCCCGACGACTTCGGCGGGAACTTGTGCTGCGCGTAGAGGGCAGGAGCcgacctttcttttgttttctacctGGCTAGGACTCAAAAAGTACGACAGGAGCCAACCTGCCTTACACTTCCCGCCTCCCGGAGGCTGAGCGTCCTGCAGAGTTGCGAGTGGCCTGCTCGACTTCGCCCCAGAACTCACCTGCCGGCGCACTCCCGGGCTGTGACCAGCCTGACTCATTCAGGTTAGGGGGCGGGGGTTGGGGGACACCTcagagggaggagggacaggCGGAGGCGGGCCGGGCCCTTCCCCCAGAGTCCCAGAGGAGGCGTCGCCAGGACGCAGGTGAAACCGATTCCGACCTATCCCGGGAACTTTCGCTGCGGGGACTTGCTGCTAGAGGCCAGCGTCGCACAGGGGCGCCCTGGGAGCCGCCTTTTCCCACCTACGCTGCACGGGCGCTCAGCCCCCGGCCTGACCTCTGGGGACCCTCGGTCCTCCAGGCGCGTTCCAGGGAAGCGGCGGCTCCGGTCTCCTCGGCTGATGGAGGCGTGTGGTGCCGCCCTGCATACAGGTGACACTCTAGGCCAAGGTTTCTTTTGGAGGGAGAGTGCGCTGGGTAGCTCAGACGCAGACACCCCGGGGACCAGGGACAAGGCAGCGATGGCAAGAGAGCTGAGCCAGGAGGCTCTACTGGACTTTCTGTGCCAGGCCGGAGGCCGAGTGACCAACGCCGCGTTGCTGAGCCACTTTAAGAGCTTCCTGCGAGACCCAGACGCGCCCCCCAGCCAGCACCAGCAGCGTCGCGAGCTCTTCAAGGGCTTCGTGAACTCGGTAGCCGCAGTGCGCCAGGACCCCGACGGCACCAAGTACGTGGTGCTCAAGAGGAGGTACCGGGACCTTCTGGGGGAGGAGAGGTTGCAGCGACCCCGAGAGCCGTACTCAGCCGCTGCCGCTGCAGAGCGAGCTACGACCCGCCCCGGGCCAGCTGcgcgccggggccggggccggggccggggccggggccggggcgggggcGACAGCGAGCTGCCACCGCTGCAGACCGGGCTGCGGGAGGAGGAgccggaggaggaggagccagcaGGTGCCCCGGCTCGAGCCACCAACTCTGGTTGCAACGGAGTGCCGGCCAGCTGCGCCCAGGAGGCGGCCAGGGAAGACCGCGGCGGTAGGTGCAACCCTAGCCAGAGGGCGCCGGGGCCCACGGCTGCCGTGGTACCTGCTCAGGCCCGAGGCAGGTGCGCGGCTGCGGAGACGCTAGGCAGCTGCTGCTGGGAATGCCAACAGAACAGCTTGGGGAACCTAGCGGGACAGCCACGACCCAGCGCTACCCCGATCCCTGCCACCACATGGGAGGAGCCTGCGCGCCTTCCAACAGGCCTGGATGACCCCAGCTCTTCTGCCACCGTCGAGGCTGCTGGGAGCCCGGCGACCCCGCCCGCCCTTCGGCCCCGCCCTGCTCCCTCTGGAGACCCACCGGGGCTGTTTACCCCGGGCTCCCTGTCCCAGTCGagcctgcagcagcagcagcagcagcagcagcagcagcagcagcagcagcagcgtacTCGAGAGTGGGTGGCCAGACACCCTCAAATGCCCGAGGCCCGCCCCCAGGGGCCCATTCGGGCCTGGTCTGTGCTGCCAGACAACTTCCTCCAGCTATCCCCCGACCCTGTCATTTGGGTCTCAGAGACTAACTTGGCGCTGTCAGAGACCCCTCGTTCTTCTCATATTGTCTTTCCCGAGGTCCCAGATGAGTCCTCTGGATCCTGTCCCGGGAACCCTTCCCAGACTGTCTTTCGGAGCATTCGTTGCCAGCTGTCCCTGCAGGATCTGGATGATTTTGTGGACCAAGAGAGCCACGGCAGTGAGGAGAGCAGCAGTGGTCCCAAAGAGTCCCCCGGGGGTTCTGAAGAGGGCCTGCAAGCTGTCCTGGGAAGCCCAGATTGGGGAAAGCTCACAAATCCATCCGGGGGGCTATCCCTATCTCCAAGGAAAGATAGTTCCCGCAGAAGTCCTCAGGGCCTCGGGAACAGAGGGGATAGCCATAGCCCTCAGCACGTCCCAACAGGACTTAAGGGCCTTGTAGGCTACCTCCAGGATCCTTTGCCTTGGCCAGCTCCCAAGTTTCGGAGGTCCCTCAGGAGGAGCTCTAGGGCTGAGAGAGCCAAATCATTCTCATCTGATGAGGAATATCTTGATGAGGACATGCTGAAAAGAAATCGGCGCCCACCTCGATCCAGGAAACCTTCCAAGGCAGTAGTTGTACCCAGCCCAAGGATGGATGTAGCCTTGGTCCAGAAACTGACAGATGTTAAAGAAGTTATGGCGGAGCAACACAGTTTATGGGTCCCCAGCACGGATGGGCCTGCAGCCTTGGTACCCCACAGACTTTCTGAGCACAAGTCATCCTTGGTCCCCCTAGATGCTAGGGAGCATGAGTGGATTGTGAAGCTTGCTAGTGGCTCCTGGATTCAGGTGTTGACTTTGTTCTGGGAGGATCCCCAGCTGGCTTTGTACAGAGACTTCCTGACAGGATACACTGCCTTACACTGGATAGCCAAGCATGGAGACCTTGGGGCCCTTCAAGCCTTGGTTTCTGGAGCCCAGAAGGCAGGGATTGCACTTGATGTTAATGTGAAGTCCAGTTGTGGCTATACCCCACTGCACCTTGCAGCTATTCATGGCCACCAGGAAGTCATCAAATTGCTAGTGCAAAGGTTGGCTTCTCGGGTCAATGTCCGAGACAGCAGCGGGAAGAAGCCATGGCAGTATCTGACAAGTAATACCTCTGGGGAGATATGGCAGCTCCTGGGAGCTCCTCGGGGCAAGCCCATTTTCCCTGTTTATCCCTTAGTTCAAAGCTCATCTCCCACCAGAAAGGCCAAGAGTAAAGAAATGACTAGAAATATTACCCGGAAGACTTCCTTGGCTGCACTACTCAAACATCAGCACAGCAAATGGAAATTGTCCAACCAGTATGAGAAATTCCATGccctaaaagaaagagaagagtatAGTGACTGAAGTGGGCCCCTTTCTCCAGCGGGCAGATACTACCTCCTGTAACTCCACCACACAGTAGTCTTTGAGCTGCTCAGTAAGAGAATTCAGGGAGAATAGAAATTGCTTGGAGTTGGTAATGAGAGAAGTCAAATTAAATGGCTTGGATTTCAGTGGACTCCAGGGATCATCTCAGTTTTTTGATGGCTCATGTGCTTAGGCTGTGAAAACTAGGCAAGGGCAGAACAAGGAACTCAAACCCTGGGTGGGATTCCTCCCTCTCCTGAGACACCATGGATCTGAGTACAGTAAGCCACATTAATTTCTGAAGCAACAGTCCCAGACCTTGGCAAGAGAAGGAACAGATGTGTCACAAAAGGGACAATTAGAGGAACTGAcaaagctcaaactgctctctggcTAGTAGCTCTCTGGCTGGTAGCTCTCTGGCTTCTGTTCATCTGGAGAATAAATCTTGGCTGAGAATGGAAAGTACCAGATTGGAAATCAGATGGCTTTCTTTATATGCTTTGTGGCATTCAAATCAGCAATGTAAAATTATTACTGGAAAGTATAAAATTTGATGTAAGGGATTCCTCACTCTTCCTCTGAATCTCACCTTTCTTGGCTAAGGTGTGAACTAATTACTGCCTCTTGTGTGTCTGCAGCACTGATCAGAGAAGCACTTAGGTATGATCCAGTTGTGACCTTCATTCTACTCCC includes:
- the Sowahb gene encoding ankyrin repeat domain-containing protein SOWAHB; its protein translation is MARELSQEALLDFLCQAGGRVTNAALLSHFKSFLRDPDAPPSQHQQRRELFKGFVNSVAAVRQDPDGTKYVVLKRRYRDLLGEERLQRPREPYSAAAAAERATTRPGPAARRGRGRGRGRGRGGGDSELPPLQTGLREEEPEEEEPAGAPARATNSGCNGVPASCAQEAAREDRGGRCNPSQRAPGPTAAVVPAQARGRCAAAETLGSCCWECQQNSLGNLAGQPRPSATPIPATTWEEPARLPTGLDDPSSSATVEAAGSPATPPALRPRPAPSGDPPGLFTPGSLSQSSLQQQQQQQQQQQQQQQRTREWVARHPQMPEARPQGPIRAWSVLPDNFLQLSPDPVIWVSETNLALSETPRSSHIVFPEVPDESSGSCPGNPSQTVFRSIRCQLSLQDLDDFVDQESHGSEESSSGPKESPGGSEEGLQAVLGSPDWGKLTNPSGGLSLSPRKDSSRRSPQGLGNRGDSHSPQHVPTGLKGLVGYLQDPLPWPAPKFRRSLRRSSRAERAKSFSSDEEYLDEDMLKRNRRPPRSRKPSKAVVVPSPRMDVALVQKLTDVKEVMAEQHSLWVPSTDGPAALVPHRLSEHKSSLVPLDAREHEWIVKLASGSWIQVLTLFWEDPQLALYRDFLTGYTALHWIAKHGDLGALQALVSGAQKAGIALDVNVKSSCGYTPLHLAAIHGHQEVIKLLVQRLASRVNVRDSSGKKPWQYLTSNTSGEIWQLLGAPRGKPIFPVYPLVQSSSPTRKAKSKEMTRNITRKTSLAALLKHQHSKWKLSNQYEKFHALKEREEYSD